In a genomic window of Gemmatimonadota bacterium:
- a CDS encoding PD40 domain-containing protein, which translates to MSLLLLPGCGRRPPAPAAPAAAAGPGAVAFPSAADEPRLANLRQLTRGGENAEAYFSADGRRLIFQATRPGESACDQIYTMDVDGGRLRRVSTGKGRTTCGYFFPSQRRILYSSTHLADSACPPPPDYSRGYVWALHDYDIFTARVDGADLRRLTATAGYDAEATIAADGKRIVFTSIRDGDLEIYTMDADGANLRRLTHQEGYDGGAFFSPDGRRIVYRAHHPTDAQELAEYRALLSRGLVRPTRLEIFIMDADGSNKRQLTHNGAANFAPFFHPNGRQVIFSSNVHDPRGRNFDLYLINLDGTGLERVTTHPDFDGFPMFSPDGKRLVFASNRGARVRGETNLFIADWVEAPARASSR; encoded by the coding sequence GTGTCGCTGCTCTTGCTGCCGGGGTGTGGCCGCCGGCCGCCCGCGCCCGCCGCTCCAGCCGCTGCTGCCGGACCCGGCGCAGTGGCGTTCCCCTCCGCGGCGGACGAGCCGCGGCTCGCCAATCTGCGCCAGTTGACCCGCGGCGGCGAGAACGCCGAGGCTTACTTCTCCGCGGATGGGCGCCGCCTGATCTTCCAGGCCACGCGGCCGGGCGAGAGCGCGTGCGACCAGATCTACACCATGGACGTGGACGGTGGCCGCTTGCGCCGGGTCTCGACCGGGAAGGGGCGCACCACCTGTGGCTACTTCTTCCCGTCGCAGCGCCGCATCCTCTACAGCTCGACTCACCTGGCGGATTCCGCATGCCCGCCGCCGCCGGACTACAGCCGCGGCTACGTCTGGGCGCTGCACGACTACGACATCTTCACCGCCCGCGTGGACGGCGCCGACCTCCGCCGCCTGACCGCAACGGCCGGCTACGACGCGGAGGCCACCATCGCGGCGGATGGCAAGCGCATCGTGTTCACTTCCATCCGGGACGGCGACCTCGAGATCTACACCATGGATGCGGACGGCGCCAACCTGCGCCGGCTGACGCACCAGGAGGGGTACGACGGCGGCGCCTTCTTCTCGCCGGATGGCCGGCGCATCGTCTATCGGGCGCACCACCCGACGGATGCGCAGGAACTGGCAGAATACCGCGCGCTCCTTTCCCGCGGACTGGTCCGTCCGACCCGTCTGGAAATCTTCATCATGGATGCCGACGGCTCGAACAAGCGCCAGCTCACGCACAACGGCGCGGCCAACTTCGCCCCCTTCTTCCACCCCAACGGCCGGCAGGTCATCTTCAGCTCGAATGTGCATGATCCGCGCGGGCGCAACTTCGATCTGTACCTGATCAACCTGGACGGCACCGGTCTGGAACGCGTGACCACGCACCCCGATTTTGACGGGTTCCCAATGTTCTCGCCGGATGGGAAGCGGCTGGTTTTCGCGTCCAACCGCGGCGCCAGGGTGCGTGGCGAGACGAACCTCTTCATCGCCGACTGGGTCGAGGCGCCAGCGCGCGCGAGCAGCCGCTGA